Proteins co-encoded in one Malus domestica chromosome 09, GDT2T_hap1 genomic window:
- the LOC103444199 gene encoding DELLA protein GAI (The RefSeq protein has 5 substitutions compared to this genomic sequence), which translates to MKREHCHSSATASQNNSKPEYSSLPSSALNGKAKIWEDEQGYSGGGDMDELLAVLGYKVRTDDMADVAEKLEQLEMVMGSAQEDGVSQLSDTVHYNPSDLSGWVQNMLSELNTGDDMPSINGPLLAPGESSTITSTSFCNSQRTRVFSDDSEYDLRAIPGVAAYPPAHSSSETESTRKRLKTSIGSNSGGIEVSGAVSDPIRPLVLVDSQETGVQLVHTLMACAEAVQQENLKLADALVKHVGLLAAAQTGAMRKVATYFAEALARRIYRIYPQDCLDSSYSDILQMHFYETCPYLKFAHFTANQAILEAFATATRVHVIDFGLKQGMQWPALMQALALRPGGPPVFRLTGIGPPQPDNTDVLQQVGWKLAQLAETIGVEFEFRGFVANSLADLEPSMLDIRQDEAVAVNSVFKLHGLLARAGAVDKVLSSIKAMKPKIVTIVEQEANHNGPVFLDRFTEALHYYSSLFDSLEGSSGPSQDLVMSEVYLGRQICNVVACEGGDRVERHETLTQWRGRMDSAGFDPVHLGSNAFKQASMLLDLFAGVDGYRVQENNGSLMLGWHTRPLIVTSAWKLASSTE; encoded by the coding sequence ATGAAGAGAGAACACTGCCATAGCTCTGCAACTGCAAGTCAGAATAATTCCAAACCAGAATACTCATCACTGCCGTCTTCCGCCCTGAACGGCAAGGCCAAGATTTGGGAAGATGAACAAGGCTACAGCGGCGGCGGCGACATGGACGAGCTGCTTGCCGTTTTGGGATACAAGGTTCGGACCGACGACATGGCCGACGTGGCCGAGAAGCTCGAGCAGCTCGAGATGGTCATGGGGTCGGCTCAGGAAGATGGGGTTTCTCAGCTCTCTGACACCGTCCATTACAACCCGTCCGATCTCTCCGGGTGGGTCCAAAGCATGCTCTCTGAGCTCAACACCGGCGACGATATGCCCTCAATCAACGGCCCTCTTCTCGCTCCTGGGGAGTCCTCGACGATAACGTCGACGAGCTTCTGCAATTCCCAGCGGACTCGGGTTTTCAGCGACGATTCCGAATACGATCTCAGGGCTATTCCTGGCGTGGCGGCGTACCCGCCGGCACATTCGTCGTCGGAGACCGAGAGTACGAGAAAGCGATTGAAGACCTCAATTGGGTTTAATTCCGGCGGGATTGAAGTCTCCGGCGCTGTATCCGACCCGATTCGGCCTCTGGTCCTGGTCGACTCACAAGAAACCGGTGTCCAACTCGTCCACACACTCATGGCCTGTGCTGAGGCTGTCCAGCAGGAAAACTTGAAGCTTGCAGACGCGCTTGTGAAGCACGTGGGCCTACTCGCGGCTGCCCAAACCGGATCTATGAGGAAAGTCGCCACGTACTTCGCTGAAGCTCTGGCTCGTCGGATTTACCGAATATACCCTCAGGATTGCCTCGATTCTTCCTACTCGGACATTCTCCAGATGCACTTCTACGAGACCTGCCCTTACCTGAAATTTGCTCACTTCACTGCCAACCAGGCAATACTCGAGGCTTTTGCCACGGCGACCAGAGTACACGTCATCGATTTCGGGCTTAAACAGGGGATGCAATGGCCAGCGCTCATGCAGGCGCTGGCACTAAGGCCCGGTGGCCCACCCGTGTTTCGCCTGACGGGTATTGGGCCGCCGCAGCCCGATAACACCGACGTTCTGCAGCAGGTGGGATGGAAGTTGGCTCAATTGGCAGAAACTATTGGGGTCGAGTTTGAATTTCGAGGATTCGTGGCCAATAGCCTGGCTGACCTCGAGCCGTCTATGCTTGACATCCGTCAGGACGAGGCCCTAGCGGTGAATTCGGTTTTCAAGCTTCACGGTCTCTTGGCTCGAGCCGGGGCGGTGGACAAAGTGTTGTCATCAATCAAGGCCATGAAGCCTAAAATTATGACTATTGTGGAGCAGGAGGCGAACCATAAcgggccggttttcttggaccGGTTCACGGAGGCATTGCATTATTATTCAAGCTTGTTTGACTCTCTGGAGGGATCGTCCGGGCCGAGTCAAGATTTGGTCATGTCCGAGGTCTATTTGGGTAGGCAGATATGCAACGTGGTGGCATGTGAAGGTGGGGACCGAGTTGAGCGACACGAGACGCTGACTCAGTGGCGAGGCCGGATGGACTCCGCCGGGTTCGACCCAGTCCACCTCGGATCGAACGCGTTCAAGCAGGCTAGCATGCTGCTTGATCTTTTCGCCGGCGTAGATGGGTATCGGGTGCAGGAGAACAATGGGTCTCTCATGCTCGGGTGGCACACGCGGCCGCTCATAGTCACCTCGGCTTGGAAGCTGGCGAGCTCAACGGAGTGA